In a single window of the Cuculus canorus isolate bCucCan1 chromosome 25, bCucCan1.pri, whole genome shotgun sequence genome:
- the CCR10 gene encoding C-C chemokine receptor type 10 encodes MQEEATPSSAVTELTLTTDFYPWDDGYTWENLLPELCEKQVVQGFARTYQPAVYLLLLLLGTVGNGLVLLTHTRYRRAHSITDVCLLHLALSDLLLLLTLPFAITDTLQGWSPGTAACKALQGVYALNFYSGFLFLTCISVDRYVAIVRVPAACRLRPRARRNGWLTAGLAWLLALLLALPQFVYGQAEQHQDLRLCRVVFPQGVSRAAQGATNLVQVVLGFALPFLVMVSCYAAVARTLLAARGAQPHRALRVLLALVLVFVALQLPHSLMVLLDAAELLASWELSCAQSRRKDLALLVTGGLAYLRCCLNPLLYAFLGQRFRQELWLLASDAGCVGPLEPRCPGCSSPRQRTLLSTCQDVV; translated from the exons ATGCAGGAGGAG GCgactcccagctctgctgtgacaGAGCTGACCCTCACCACCGACTTCTACCCATGGGATGACGGGTACACGTGGGAGAACCTGCTGCCTGAGCTCTGCGAGAAGCAGGTGGTGCAGGGCTTTGCCCGCACCTACCAGCCAGCCGTCTActtgctgctcttgctgctgggCACCGTAGGCAACGGGCTGGTGCTGCTCACGCACACTCGCTACCGCCGGGCACACAGCATCACCGATGTCTGCCTCCTGCACCTCGCCTTGTCCgacctcctgctgctcctgacGCTGCCCTTCGCCATCACCGACACGCTGCAGGGCTGGTCCCCGGGCACGGCAGCCTGCAAGGCGCTGCAGGGCGTCTACGCACTCAACTTCTACAGCggcttcctcttcctcacctgCATAAGCGTGGACCGCTACGTGGCCATCGTGCGGGTGCCGGCTGCTTGCCGCCTGCGCCCGCGGGCTCGCCGCAACGGCTGGCTGACGGCAGGGCTGGcctggctgctggcactgctgctggcactgcccCAGTTTGTCTACGGTCAAGCAGAACAGCACCAGGACCTTCGGCTCTGCCGTGTCGTCTTTCCCCAGGGGGTCTCGCGGGCGGCTCAAGGGGCCACCAACCTGGTGCAGGTGGTCCTGGGCTTTGCACTGCCCTTCCTGGTAATGGTGAGCTGCTACGCGGCTGTGGCTCGGACGCTGCTGGCAGCTCGTGGTGCTCAGCCCCATCGGGCGCTGCGGGTGCTGTTGGCCCTCGTGCTGGTGTTTGTGGCTCTGCAGTTGCCCCACAGCCTGATGGTGCTGCTGGATGCGGCCGAGCTGCTGGCCAGCTGGGAGCTGAGCTGTGCCCAGAGCCGCCGCAAGGATCTGGCACTGCTGGTGACCGGCGGGCTGGCTTACCTGCGCTGCTGCCTCAACCCCTTGCTCTACGCCTTCTTGGGCCAGCGCTTCCGCCAGGAATTGTGGCTGCTGGCAAGCGATGCTGGATGCGTGGGACCCCTCGAGCCACGCTGTCCCGGCTGCTCCAGTCCCCGTCAGCGGACTTTGCTCTCCACCTGCCAGGATGTGGTGTAG
- the CNTNAP1 gene encoding contactin-associated protein 1, whose product MGARRLLGLLLSACTALLNLSPGCLARPCYDELVSSLYSSSIGASSRYNIFYSASFARLHSTSGWSPDPRDKQPWLQIDLMQKHRINAVATQGTFNTYDWLTRYIVLYGDHPTSWKPFFQQGSNWTFFGNVNESGVVRHDLHYPILARYIRIIPVAWNPRGKIGLRLGLYGCPYRSHVLYFDGDDAISYRFRAKKISTFEDDISFNFKTLEQEGVLMHGEGSQGDYITVELKQAQLFLHISLGSSPLHASEGHTTVAVGSLLDDQHWHSLHIERLGHHVNLTLDGEVKRFRCHGTFNQLDLDTELFFGGVIDQDKQHLTYRQNFRGCVENIIFNGVNIADLARHRRPNIRFEGRVGHYCQDQLTTPITFAGINNYVRVPGIPRRNRLSVSFRFRSWDTAGLLLYTSFSDNLGSLEVVLSEGQINVSIAQPGKKKLEFAAGHRLNDGFWHSVQLVARDGSAVVTIDDDDGAEFRVAHPFQLRTGSQYFFGGCPKPASVTGCRSNQTAFHGCLQMLNVDMQPVDVELLVHHRQAQYFNVFFNVCGITDRCTPNLCEHDSRCIQSWDDFMCICDLTGYKGETCHKSLYKESCDAYRVSGKTSGNYTIDPDGSGPLKPFTVYCDIREDRAWTIIRHNRHYATRVTGSSVDQPYLGAVEYWNASWAEVSALANASEYCEQRIEFHCYNSRLLNTPSGLPFSFWMGRHDERHYYWGGSRPGIQRCACGLEKNCADPNYFCNCDADHALWRTDKGLLTFVDHLPVTQVVVGDTNRTGSEAQFLLGPLRCYGDRNTWNTVSFNRGAALLFPTFQANHSLDISFYFKTTALSGVFLENPGTRNYIRVELNTTRDVVFAYDIGNGDENLTVRSVMPWNDDEWHQVKAELNVKLARLRVDKLPWVVRQAPPQSFVHLEFDRPLYVGAAEHKMRPFLGCLRGLRMNGVTLNLEGKANETEGVRVNCTGHCLDPPVPCQNSGLCVERYSHYSCNCSISAFEGPFCNHDIGGYFEEGAWVRYNILPMSLYAAREFASIVSSPWQPLPGYNLTSEEVSFSFSTTSAPAVLLYVSTFVKDYMAVLIKDDGSLQLRYQLGTSPYVFALTTKPVTDGRPHRVNITRLHRTLYTQVDYLPVMEQQFSLFVDSKLDSPKNLYLGRVMETGAIDPEIQRYNTPGFAGCLSGVKFNTLVPLKAIFRPTGVVRPYSIRGELVESSCASMLPLTTILIPPEMDPWYMGTEFPHVHDDGWIAIIIGFITFLLLLLGALLVLLYFYHHRYKGSYHTNEPKAIQDYGSAAKPLSARKDQNLPQILEEDKGD is encoded by the exons ATGGGCGCTCGCCGCCTCCTCGGGCTCCTGCTCAGCGCCTGCACCGCTCTCCTCAACCTCAGTCCCGGCTGCCTCGCAC GACCCTGCTATGATGAGCTCGTCTCTTCCCTCTACTCCTCGTCCATTGGTGCCTCCTCCAGATACAACATCTTCTACTCGGCCAGCTTTGCCCGGCTCCACA GCACCAGCGGCTGGTCCCCCGACCCCCGGGACAAGCAGCCCTGGCTCCAGATTGACCTGATGCAAAAGCACCGGATCAACGCGGTGGCCACGCAGGGGACGTTCAACACTTATGACTGGCTGACACGCTACATTGTGCTCTACGGAGATCACCCAACCAGCTGGAAACCCTTCTTCCAGCAGGGCAGCAACTGG ACGTTCTTCGGGAACGTGAACGAGAGTGGGGTGGTGCGGCATGACCTGCACTACCCCATCCTTGCGCGCTACATCCGCATCATCCCAGTGGCCTGGAACCCACGTGGAAAGATCGGACTGCGCCTTGGGCTCTATGGCTGCCCTTACC GGTCCCACGTGCTCTACTTTGATGGGGACGATGCCATCTCCTACCGCTTCCGGGCCAAGAAGATCAGCACCTTCGAGGATGATATCTCCTTCAACTTCAAGACATTGGAGCAGGAGGGGGTGCTGATGCATGGGGAGGGCTCGCAGGGCGACTACATCACGGTGGAGCTCAAGCAAGCCCAGCTCTTCCTGCACATCAGCTTAG gcagcagcccGCTGCACGCCAGCGAGGGCCACACGACGGTGGCAGTGGGCAGCCTCCTGGATGACCAGCACTGGCACTCGCTGCACATCGAGCGCCTCGGCCACCACGTCAACCTGACGCTGGATGGGGAAGTCAAGCGCTTCCGCTGCCATGGCACCTTCAACCAACTCGATCTGGACACTGAG CTCTTCTTTGGTGGGGTGATCGATCAGGACAAACAGCACCTCACCTACCGGCAAAACTTCCGGGGCTGCGTGGAGAACATCATCTTCAACGGGGTCAACATCGCCGACCTGGCCCGGCACCGGAGACCCAACATCCGCTTTGAG GGCAGAGTGGGTCACTACTGCCAGGACCAGCTGACCACCCCCATCACTTTTGCTGGCATCAACAACTATGTGAGGGTGCCAGGCATCCCACGGAGGAATCGCCTTTCCGTCAGCTTCCGATTCCGCTCCTGGGACACTGCTGGGCTCCTGCTCTACACCAGCTTCTCTGACAACCTGGGCTCCCTCGAGGTGGTGCTGAGCGAGGGGCAGATCAATGTCTCTATTGCCCAACCTGGCAAGAAGAAGCTGGAGTTTGCTGCAG GGCATCGCTTGAACGATGGCTTCTGGCACTCGGTGCAGCTGGTGGCGCGGGATGGCTCGGCCGTGGTGACCATCGACGATGACGATGGTGCTGAGTTCCGGGTGGCGCACCCCTTCCAGCTCCGCACTGGCAGCCAGTACTTCTTTGGAG GCTGCCCCAAACCGGCCTCGGTCACCGGCTGCCGGTCGAACCAGACGGCCTTCCACGGCTGCCTGCAGATGCTGAACGTGGACATGCAGCCTGTGGACGTGGAGCTGCTGGTGCATCACCGGCAGGCGCAGTACTTCAACGTGTTCTTCAACGTCTGCGGCATCACGGACAG GTGCACCCCAAACCTGTGCGAGCACGACAGCCGCTGCATCCAGTCCTGGGATGACTTCATGTGCATCTGTGACCTGACGGGCTACAAGGGCGAGACCTGCCACAAAT CCCTTTACAAGGAATCATGCGATGCTTACCGAGTCAGCGGGAAAACCTCAGGGAACTACACCATCGACCCGGACGGCAGTGGGCCGCTCAAGCCCTTCACGGTGTACTGTGACATCCGAG AGGACCGGGCTTGGACCATCATCCGGCACAACCGGCACTATGCCACACGAGTGACGGGCTCCAGCGTGGATCAGCCCTACCTGGGGGCTGTGGAGTACTGGAACGCCTCTTGGGCAGAGGTCTCAGCCCTGGCAAACGCCTCCGAGTACTGCGAGCAGCGCATTGAGTTCCACTGCTACAACTCCCGCCTGCTCAACACCCCTT CTGGGTTGCCCTTCAGCTTCTGGATGGGCCGGCACGACGAGAGGCACTACTATTGGGGGGGTTCACGGCCGGGCATCCAGCGCTGCGCCTGCGGGTTGGAGAAGAACTGCGCTGACCCCAACTACTTCTGCAACTGCGACGCTGACCACGCGCTGTG GAGGACGGACAAGGGTCTGCTGACCTTCGTGGACCACCTGCCCGTCACCCAAGTTGTGGTTGGAGACACCAACCGAACTGGTTCCGAAGCCCAGTTCCTGCTGGGGCCCCTACGGTGCTATGGAGACC gCAACACCTGGAACACAGTCTCCTTCAACAGGGGCGCAGCCCTGCTCTTCCCCACTTTCCAGGCCAACCACAGCCTCGACATCTCCTTCTACTTCAAGACCACTGCCCTATCTGGTGTCTTCCTGGAGAATCCCGGCACTCGAAACTACATCCGCGTTGAACTCAACA CCACCAGGGATGTGGTGTTTGCCTACGACATTGGGAACGGGGACGAGAACCTGACGGTACGTTCGGTAATGCCCTGGAACGATGACGAGTGGCACCAGGTGAAGGCTGAGCTCAACGTCAAGCTGGCGCGGCTGCGGGTGGACAAGCTGCCCTGGGTGGTGCGGCAGGCTCCTCCGCAGAGCTTTGTCCACCTGGAATTCGATAGACCCCTCTATGTCG GCGCGGCGGAGCACAAGATGCGCCCGTTCCTGGGGTGCCTGCGGGGGCTGCGGATGAATGGGGTGACGCTCAACCTGGAAGGCAAGGCCAACGAGACGGAGGGCGTGCGGGTCAACTGCACCGGCCACTGCCTGGACCCACCAGTGCCCTGCCAGAACAGCGGGCTCTGCGTCGAGCGCTACAGCCACTACAGCTGCAACTGCAGCATCTCAGCCTTCGAGGGGCCTTTCTGCAACCACG ACATCGGTGGGTACTTTGAGGAGGGAGCCTGGGTGCGGTACAACATCCTGCCCATGTCACTGTATGCTGCCCGCGAGTTCGCCAGCATCGTCAGCAGCCCCTGGCAGCCCCTGCCCGGCTACAACCTCACCAGTGAGGAGGTCAGCTTCAGCTTCAGCACCACCTCGGCACCCGCTGTGCTGCTCTACGTCAGCACCTTTGTCAAGGACTACATGGCCGTGCTCATCAAGGACGATG GGAGCCTGCAGCTGCGTTACCAGCTGGGCACCAGCCCATATGTCTTCGCCCTCACCACCAAACCGGTGACGGACGGGAGGCCCCACCGCGTCAACATCACCCGCCTGCACCGCACGTTGTACACCCAG GTGGATTATCTCCCCGTCATGGAGCAGCAGTTCTCCCTCTTTGTGGACAGCAAGCTGGACTCACCCAAAAACCTGTACCTGGGGCGCGTGATGG AGACTGGTGCGATCGACCCTGAGATCCAGCGTTACAACACGCCCGGCTTCGCAGGCTGCCTCTCGGGTGTGAAGTTCAACACCCTCGTCCCCCTCAAAGCCATCTTCCGCCCCACCGGCGTCGTACGGCCCTACAGCATCCGAGGGGAGCTGGTGGAGTCGAGTTGTGCCTCCATGCTCCCCCTCACCACCATCCTCATCCCACCTGAGATGGACCCCTGGTACATGGGCACAG AGTTCCCCCACGTGCACGATGACGGGTGGATCGCAATCATCATCGGGT TCATCaccttcctgctcctgctgctgggcgCGCTTCTGGTGCTGCTCTACTTCTACCACCACCGTTACAAAGGTTCTTACCACACCAACGAGCCCAAAGCCATCCAGGACTACGGCAGCGCCGCCAAACCGCTGTCAGCACGCAAGGACCAGAACCTGCCCCAGATCCTGGAGGAGGACAAAGGGGACTAG